The Pricia mediterranea genome includes a window with the following:
- the lysA gene encoding diaminopimelate decarboxylase: MKNADLLKIAASHGAPVYVYDSEKIISQYRRLTKAFDGVKYLKLNYAVKALSNIAILKLMNSLGSGLDTVSIQEVQLGLLAGFKPEDIIFTPNGVSLEEIEEASKLGVRINIDNLSILEQFGNKHPDVPVCVRINPHVMAGGNTKISVGHIDSKFGISIHQIPHLLRIVELTNMNVNGIHMHTGSDILDIDVFLYASEILFETAKNFENLDFIDFGSGFKVPYKEGDIETNVEELGKKLSARFNAFCKDYGKELTLAFEPGKFLVSEAGHFLARVNVVKQTTSTVFASIDSGFNHLIRPMLYGAMHHIDNISNPDGRERYYSVVGYICETDTFASNKRINEISEGDVLRFKNAGAYCFMMASNYNSRFRPAEVLWHNGEAILIREREIFDDLIRHQVDVKDLFVPEDTEQEKEDIEKKEGAEAK, from the coding sequence ATGAAAAACGCCGATCTCCTGAAAATTGCCGCCTCCCATGGCGCTCCCGTCTATGTTTATGATTCGGAAAAAATTATTTCCCAGTACCGCCGCCTCACCAAGGCTTTTGATGGCGTCAAATATTTGAAGCTTAACTACGCGGTAAAGGCCCTATCGAATATCGCGATATTGAAGCTGATGAACAGTTTGGGCAGCGGGCTCGATACCGTTTCCATTCAGGAAGTACAATTGGGCCTATTGGCGGGCTTCAAACCAGAAGATATTATTTTCACCCCCAACGGCGTCTCGTTGGAAGAAATCGAGGAAGCCTCGAAATTGGGCGTTCGCATCAACATCGACAACCTGTCGATATTGGAGCAGTTCGGCAACAAGCATCCGGATGTTCCCGTGTGCGTCCGCATCAATCCCCATGTCATGGCCGGTGGCAACACCAAAATTTCCGTGGGACATATCGACTCCAAGTTCGGCATCAGCATCCATCAGATTCCCCATTTGCTGCGTATCGTAGAATTGACCAATATGAACGTGAACGGCATACATATGCATACAGGAAGCGACATTTTGGATATCGATGTTTTTCTGTATGCTTCGGAAATTCTCTTCGAGACGGCAAAGAATTTCGAGAATCTCGATTTTATCGATTTTGGTAGCGGCTTTAAGGTGCCTTATAAGGAGGGGGACATTGAGACCAACGTCGAAGAACTCGGCAAGAAATTGAGTGCCCGGTTCAATGCGTTCTGTAAGGACTACGGCAAGGAACTGACCTTGGCCTTCGAGCCCGGTAAGTTCTTGGTAAGCGAGGCCGGTCACTTTTTAGCCCGTGTCAATGTGGTCAAACAGACTACCTCTACCGTATTCGCCAGTATAGATAGTGGTTTCAACCATTTGATCCGGCCGATGTTGTACGGGGCAATGCATCATATCGACAATATTTCGAACCCAGATGGCCGGGAGCGGTACTATTCCGTTGTGGGGTATATCTGTGAGACCGACACTTTTGCCAGCAATAAGCGCATCAACGAGATTTCGGAGGGGGACGTCCTCCGCTTTAAAAATGCCGGGGCCTATTGCTTTATGATGGCGAGCAACTACAACTCCCGATTTCGACCCGCGGAAGTGCTATGGCACAACGGGGAGGCCATTTTGATTCGGGAAAGGGAAATCTTTGACGACCTGATCAGACATCAAGTAGATGTGAAGGACCTGTTCGTACCTGAGGACACCGAGCAAGAGAAAGAGGACATCGAGAAAAAGGAGGGGGCGGAAGCAAAATAA
- the sucC gene encoding ADP-forming succinate--CoA ligase subunit beta: protein MNLHEYQGKEILDSFGVRIQRGIVAHNPKEAVDAAKKLTAETGTGWHVVKAQVHAGGRGKGGGVKLAKNLKEVEEVAGEIIGMDLITPQTSAEGKKVHQVLVAEDVYYPGDSETSEFYMSVLLNRATGRNMIMYSTEGGIDIEEVADKTPHLIFNEEIDPATGLLPFQARKIAFNLGLSGTAFKEMTKFVTSLYKAYSESDSSMFEINPVLKTSDDKIMAVDAKVSIDDNALFRRKEYAEMRDLREENPIEVEAREVGLNYVDLDGNVGCMVNGAGLAMATMDLIKMAGGEPANFLDVGGTADAKRVEEAFRIILKDDSVKAIFINIFGGIVRCDRVAQGVVDAYKNMGDAMKVPIIVRLQGTNAEEAKSIIDNSGLAVHSAVQFKEAADKVKEVLS from the coding sequence ATGAATCTTCACGAATACCAAGGAAAAGAGATATTGGATAGCTTCGGCGTACGCATTCAACGCGGCATCGTGGCCCACAATCCCAAGGAGGCCGTAGATGCGGCAAAAAAGCTGACCGCCGAGACCGGAACGGGCTGGCACGTTGTCAAGGCTCAGGTGCATGCTGGAGGCCGCGGAAAGGGCGGTGGGGTAAAACTGGCCAAAAACCTGAAGGAAGTAGAGGAAGTGGCAGGGGAGATCATAGGGATGGACCTGATCACTCCGCAGACCTCCGCCGAGGGTAAAAAAGTACATCAGGTACTCGTGGCTGAAGACGTGTATTATCCCGGGGATAGCGAGACCAGCGAATTCTACATGTCCGTTCTCCTGAACCGGGCGACCGGAAGAAACATGATTATGTATTCGACCGAAGGGGGTATAGACATCGAAGAGGTGGCCGATAAGACGCCACACCTTATCTTCAACGAAGAAATCGATCCGGCTACGGGACTTTTGCCTTTTCAAGCGCGAAAAATAGCTTTTAACTTGGGGTTGTCCGGTACGGCCTTCAAAGAAATGACAAAATTCGTCACCTCCCTGTATAAGGCGTATTCAGAGAGCGATTCCAGTATGTTCGAAATCAACCCCGTGTTGAAGACTTCCGATGATAAGATTATGGCGGTGGACGCCAAGGTGTCCATCGATGACAACGCGCTGTTCCGAAGGAAGGAGTACGCAGAGATGCGTGATTTGCGGGAAGAGAATCCCATTGAAGTGGAAGCCCGTGAGGTGGGACTGAACTATGTGGACCTGGATGGCAATGTCGGCTGTATGGTCAACGGTGCCGGCTTGGCCATGGCGACAATGGACCTTATCAAAATGGCCGGCGGTGAACCTGCCAACTTTTTGGACGTCGGGGGTACCGCGGATGCCAAAAGGGTAGAGGAGGCGTTTCGTATTATTCTAAAAGACGATAGCGTAAAAGCGATATTTATCAATATCTTCGGTGGTATCGTGCGTTGCGACAGGGTGGCGCAGGGCGTTGTGGATGCCTATAAGAACATGGGCGATGCCATGAAAGTGCCGATTATTGTCAGATTGCAGGGTACCAATGCCGAAGAAGCCAAGAGTATCATCGATAATTCCGGATTGGCGGTACATTCCGCCGTACAGTTCAAGGAAGCTGCCGACAAGGTGAAGGAGGTCCTTAGTTGA
- the uvrB gene encoding excinuclease ABC subunit UvrB — translation MKFKVVSEFEPTGDQPEAIKQLTQGMEEGERYQTLLGVTGSGKTFTVANVVENVQRPTLVLAHNKTLAAQLYSEFKQFFPENAVEYFVSYYDYYQPEAFIPTSGLYIEKDLSINEDIEKLRLSTTSSLLSGRRDVIVVASVSCLYGIGNPVEFKKNVISIKKDQVIARTKFLHQLVQGLYSRTTVDFKNGNFRVKGDVVDVFPSYADHAFRIHFFGDEIEEIEAFDPFNNNVLEVYETLNIYPANMFVTSQDVLQNAIHQIQDDLVKQIDYFKDIGKPLEAKRLEERTNFDLEMIRELGYCSGIENYSRYLDGRQPGTRPFCLLDYFPDDYLMVVDESHVTIPQVHAMYGGDRSRKVNLVDYGFRLPAAMDNRPLKFEEFEALQNQVIYVSATPADYELQLSQGVYVEQVIRPTGLLDPVIEIRPSQNQIDDLVEEIQQRVEKDERTLVTTLTKRMAEELAKYLSRINVRCRYIHSDVDTLERVEIMQDLRKGIFDVLIGVNLLREGLDLPEVSLVAILDADKEGFLRSNRSLTQTVGRAARHLNGKAIMYADKVTDSMQKTMDETDYRREKQMTYNQEHNITPKALKKNLDSVLAKNSVSTYHFEKEELRAAEPELEYMTKDQIEKLIRTKRKAMEKAAKELDFMQAAQLRDEINMLKEQD, via the coding sequence ATGAAATTCAAGGTAGTATCAGAGTTCGAACCCACTGGCGACCAGCCCGAGGCGATAAAACAATTGACCCAGGGAATGGAAGAGGGGGAACGGTACCAGACGCTTCTCGGGGTCACCGGATCGGGAAAGACCTTCACCGTGGCCAACGTCGTCGAGAACGTGCAGCGCCCGACCTTGGTGCTCGCACATAACAAGACCTTGGCCGCGCAGCTCTATTCCGAGTTCAAACAGTTCTTTCCGGAGAATGCGGTGGAGTATTTTGTTTCCTATTACGATTATTACCAACCGGAAGCCTTTATCCCCACCTCGGGACTCTACATCGAAAAAGATCTTTCTATCAACGAGGATATCGAAAAACTGCGGCTGAGCACCACCTCTTCCCTGCTCTCGGGGCGGCGCGATGTCATCGTGGTGGCCTCGGTATCGTGCCTGTACGGTATCGGGAACCCGGTGGAGTTCAAGAAAAACGTGATTTCCATCAAAAAGGACCAGGTCATCGCGCGCACCAAATTCCTCCATCAATTGGTACAGGGACTCTATTCTCGGACTACGGTGGACTTCAAAAATGGGAATTTTAGGGTCAAGGGGGATGTCGTAGATGTCTTTCCCAGCTATGCCGACCATGCCTTCCGCATCCATTTTTTTGGGGACGAAATCGAGGAAATCGAGGCCTTCGATCCGTTCAACAACAACGTGCTAGAAGTCTATGAAACCCTGAACATCTACCCCGCGAACATGTTCGTCACCTCCCAGGACGTGCTACAAAATGCCATCCACCAGATTCAGGACGACCTGGTCAAACAAATCGATTATTTTAAGGATATCGGAAAACCCTTGGAGGCGAAACGCTTGGAAGAACGCACCAATTTCGATCTGGAAATGATACGGGAACTCGGATACTGCTCGGGTATCGAGAACTATTCCCGCTATCTGGACGGCCGCCAGCCGGGTACGCGCCCCTTTTGTCTTTTGGATTATTTTCCCGATGACTACCTGATGGTGGTCGATGAAAGCCACGTCACGATTCCCCAGGTGCATGCCATGTACGGGGGAGACCGCTCGCGGAAAGTCAATCTAGTGGATTACGGCTTCCGGCTTCCGGCCGCAATGGACAACCGACCCTTGAAATTCGAGGAGTTCGAGGCCCTTCAGAACCAGGTCATCTACGTCAGTGCCACCCCGGCGGACTATGAACTGCAATTGAGCCAAGGGGTCTATGTGGAGCAGGTTATCCGACCTACCGGACTCCTCGACCCCGTCATAGAAATCCGTCCCAGCCAAAACCAAATCGACGACCTGGTGGAGGAAATCCAGCAACGCGTGGAAAAGGATGAACGCACCTTGGTCACCACGCTGACCAAGAGAATGGCGGAAGAACTGGCCAAGTACCTGAGCCGTATCAACGTCCGTTGCCGCTATATCCACAGCGATGTGGATACCTTGGAACGGGTGGAAATCATGCAAGACCTTCGAAAAGGGATATTCGATGTGCTTATCGGTGTGAACCTTTTGCGGGAAGGACTCGACCTACCTGAAGTCTCCCTGGTCGCCATATTGGATGCGGACAAAGAAGGCTTTCTCCGAAGCAACCGCTCCTTGACCCAAACCGTAGGCCGCGCGGCCCGGCACCTCAATGGAAAAGCCATTATGTATGCCGATAAGGTTACGGACAGTATGCAAAAGACAATGGACGAAACCGATTATCGCCGGGAAAAGCAAATGACTTACAACCAGGAGCACAATATTACTCCCAAAGCCCTGAAAAAGAATTTGGACAGTGTACTGGCCAAAAATTCCGTTTCTACCTACCATTTCGAAAAGGAGGAACTTCGTGCCGCCGAACCCGAACTTGAATACATGACCAAGGACCAGATCGAAAAATTGATCCGTACCAAACGCAAGGCCATGGAAAAAGCGGCCAAGGAACTCGATTTTATGCAGGCGGCCCAACTCCGCGATGAGATCAACATGCTAAAGGAGCAGGATTAA
- a CDS encoding thioredoxin family protein: MKTISSFIFKAILIVGMGFTSVASNAQDVEWLSWSEAAELAATEKNPKKIFIDVYTDWCGWCKKMDKDTFQNKEVAAYMSQNFYMVKLDGEGKEPIEFKGKTYKYVPQGRKGYHEFAATLMQGRLSYPTTVFLDEEMNMLSPVPGYQKPQPFLNIAKYFGDDIYKEKDWKAYSGQSGR, translated from the coding sequence ATGAAAACGATTTCTTCATTTATATTCAAGGCCATCCTGATAGTCGGTATGGGTTTCACATCCGTTGCAAGCAACGCCCAAGACGTCGAATGGCTCTCTTGGAGCGAGGCCGCGGAACTGGCAGCCACCGAAAAAAATCCCAAAAAAATCTTCATCGACGTGTACACGGATTGGTGCGGTTGGTGTAAGAAGATGGACAAGGATACGTTTCAAAATAAGGAAGTAGCCGCCTACATGTCCCAAAATTTCTACATGGTCAAATTGGACGGCGAGGGCAAGGAGCCCATCGAATTCAAGGGAAAAACCTACAAATATGTGCCCCAGGGCAGAAAAGGCTACCACGAATTTGCGGCGACCTTGATGCAAGGCCGGCTAAGCTACCCGACCACCGTTTTTTTGGACGAGGAGATGAACATGCTATCCCCCGTGCCCGGCTACCAAAAACCGCAGCCGTTTCTCAACATCGCCAAGTATTTTGGGGACGATATTTATAAGGAGAAGGATTGGAAGGCGTATTCTGGGCAAAGTGGGAGGTGA
- a CDS encoding LON peptidase substrate-binding domain-containing protein — protein sequence MKLPLFPLQSIFFPGETVPLHIFEERYKQLIRDCRREAITFGIPVYINDTMAFGTEVQLVEVVNTYETGEMDVTCVARQVFRILNFENELEGKLYAGGEIEFLDNINDADKTSKREVLDKLHQLYVLMDVPFTPLPVEKFNSYVLAHKMGLSFEQEYQLLQLRKESDRLTFIVSHLESTIAVLQEVDRTKQTIEMNGDFRNFDPLDFKDFKI from the coding sequence ATGAAACTTCCCTTATTCCCCTTGCAATCTATATTCTTTCCCGGGGAGACCGTCCCGTTGCACATTTTCGAGGAGCGTTACAAGCAGCTGATACGCGATTGCCGTAGAGAGGCGATAACCTTTGGTATTCCGGTTTACATCAACGATACGATGGCTTTCGGTACCGAGGTCCAACTGGTGGAGGTCGTAAACACCTACGAAACTGGAGAAATGGACGTGACCTGCGTAGCGCGTCAGGTTTTTCGGATTCTCAATTTTGAAAACGAATTGGAGGGGAAATTATACGCTGGGGGTGAAATCGAATTTCTCGATAATATCAACGATGCGGATAAGACATCAAAACGCGAGGTGCTCGATAAGTTGCATCAACTTTACGTCCTGATGGATGTGCCCTTTACCCCGTTGCCCGTCGAAAAGTTCAATAGCTATGTGCTGGCGCATAAAATGGGACTTTCGTTCGAACAGGAATATCAGCTTCTGCAACTGCGAAAGGAGAGCGATCGCCTTACCTTTATAGTATCGCATCTGGAATCTACCATTGCGGTGTTGCAGGAAGTCGATCGCACAAAACAGACCATAGAGATGAACGGGGATTTTAGAAATTTCGATCCTTTGGATTTTAAGGACTTTAAAATCTAA
- a CDS encoding Hsp20/alpha crystallin family protein, whose protein sequence is MSIARRNNLVFPSLMNEIFKPDWFGGMDSAAASVPAVNIKENEKDFELELVVPGRKKSDFNIEVDKDVLSISSEVKKEDEVKEENYTRREFGFSSFKRAFTLPETIDGDKIEADYKDGILKFVLPKKEEALPKPKRMIELS, encoded by the coding sequence ATGAGTATTGCAAGACGAAACAATTTGGTTTTTCCATCCCTGATGAATGAAATTTTCAAGCCGGACTGGTTTGGGGGTATGGATAGTGCTGCTGCCAGTGTTCCAGCGGTAAACATTAAGGAAAATGAAAAGGATTTTGAACTTGAACTGGTCGTGCCAGGAAGAAAAAAATCTGATTTTAACATCGAAGTGGATAAGGATGTTCTTAGCATTTCTTCGGAAGTCAAGAAAGAGGATGAGGTCAAGGAAGAGAATTACACTCGAAGGGAATTCGGATTCAGTTCTTTCAAGCGTGCTTTTACGTTGCCCGAGACCATCGACGGCGATAAAATAGAGGCCGACTATAAAGACGGCATCTTGAAATTCGTTCTGCCGAAAAAAGAAGAGGCACTGCCCAAGCCAAAAAGAATGATTGAATTGTCGTAA
- a CDS encoding TonB-dependent receptor domain-containing protein — MVASLLNFKGLLWLLLLTSVSVWGQLSISGSVSGPNGKPVSEAEVYLKEIQQLETTDAEGNFQFSDLPGGKYTLVVFAFEYEIYEKELLFDIPFKLDIRLEPLRTKELSEVVLTQRRERIFALERLKKVEGTAIFAGKKSEVVLLDGITGNLAANNARQVYSQVVGLNIYDNGDAGLQLNIGGRGLDPNRTANFNTRQNGYDISADVLGYPESYYTPPAEALEKIQVVRGAASLQYGTQFGGLVNFKFKRPDPTKEIELVTRQTLGSNQLFTSFNSLSGTVDKFSYYTYFNYKNGNGFRPNSQYKSKNFYSHLGYQFSERTSLTLETTFLNYLAQQPGGLTDAQFLEDPTFSNRERNWFAVDWKLYSLRLDHKFSPRTDFSLNLFGLDASRKALGFRTNRVSQPDDPTEPRELLIDNFNNWGAEARVLTRYDLLAGESALLLGGKYYQTQNDQRQGPGTAAADPDFNFADESFPNYERQSRFEFPNLNLAFFGENIFNLTDRLAITPGFRLEHIKTESRGSYRNIVLDLVGNPLLNEEIEDNRSFNRSFLLLGVGASYKAFPSAEVYGNFSQNYRSVTFSDIRVVNPSFQVDENIDDEDGFTADLGFRGKFKELLSYDIGAFALKYDNRLGEILKPATRPGENGEEIETGGIVRFRGNIGTAFMYGLESFVDVNIKQVLFPASEKSKLNYFINLALTRSEYTSSEENNVEGNQVEFIPDVNVKTGLNFGYGNLLGSLQYTYLSEQFTDATNAPQDVNDNQRGIEGSIPAYDVLDLSLSYTYKKWKLEAGINNLLDHSYFTRRATGYPGPGIIPAQPRTFYTTLQLKL, encoded by the coding sequence TGTTACTGCTCACATCCGTTTCGGTCTGGGGCCAACTTTCCATTTCGGGAAGCGTATCCGGTCCCAACGGCAAACCCGTTTCCGAGGCCGAGGTCTATCTCAAGGAAATCCAGCAACTTGAAACTACCGATGCCGAAGGTAATTTCCAGTTTTCGGACCTGCCCGGGGGAAAATACACGCTCGTCGTCTTCGCTTTCGAATATGAAATTTATGAAAAGGAACTCCTTTTTGATATCCCTTTTAAGCTCGACATCAGACTCGAGCCCTTACGGACAAAAGAGCTCTCCGAGGTGGTGTTGACCCAACGCCGGGAGCGTATCTTCGCTTTAGAGCGACTGAAAAAAGTCGAAGGCACGGCCATCTTTGCCGGTAAAAAAAGCGAAGTGGTGCTTTTGGACGGCATCACCGGGAACTTGGCCGCCAACAACGCCCGACAGGTGTACAGCCAGGTCGTGGGACTTAACATCTATGATAACGGGGACGCAGGCCTGCAGTTGAATATCGGGGGCAGGGGACTCGATCCGAACCGTACGGCAAATTTTAACACCCGCCAGAACGGTTATGACATCAGTGCCGATGTACTGGGGTACCCTGAAAGCTACTATACTCCACCCGCCGAGGCCCTTGAGAAGATCCAGGTCGTGCGCGGGGCCGCTTCCCTACAGTACGGCACCCAGTTCGGGGGCTTGGTCAATTTCAAGTTCAAACGTCCGGATCCCACTAAGGAAATAGAGCTCGTCACCCGCCAGACCCTAGGTTCGAACCAGCTTTTCACCAGTTTCAACAGCCTCAGTGGTACCGTTGATAAATTCAGCTATTACACCTATTTCAATTACAAGAACGGAAATGGGTTCCGGCCCAATTCCCAGTACAAGAGTAAAAATTTCTACTCCCATCTCGGATATCAATTTTCGGAACGTACCAGCTTGACCCTGGAAACCACCTTCCTCAACTATCTGGCCCAACAGCCCGGGGGACTCACGGATGCCCAATTTTTGGAAGACCCCACCTTCAGTAACCGGGAGCGGAACTGGTTTGCAGTGGATTGGAAGCTGTATTCCCTGAGATTGGACCACAAATTTTCCCCGCGGACGGATTTCAGCCTGAACCTTTTTGGGTTGGATGCTTCCCGGAAAGCCCTGGGCTTTCGTACCAACCGCGTTTCCCAACCCGATGACCCGACCGAACCCCGGGAACTGCTCATTGATAATTTCAACAACTGGGGTGCCGAGGCGCGAGTGCTTACGCGGTACGACCTTCTTGCCGGAGAATCTGCTTTATTGTTAGGGGGGAAGTATTACCAGACCCAAAACGACCAACGTCAAGGTCCCGGAACTGCCGCTGCGGATCCGGACTTTAATTTTGCCGACGAAAGTTTTCCGAATTACGAACGGCAGTCGCGATTTGAGTTCCCCAACCTGAACCTGGCTTTTTTCGGGGAGAACATTTTTAACCTCACCGATAGACTGGCCATCACCCCGGGCTTCCGTTTGGAACATATCAAGACCGAAAGTAGGGGCAGTTATAGGAACATCGTGCTCGACCTGGTGGGAAACCCGCTACTGAACGAAGAAATCGAGGATAACCGGAGTTTCAATCGCAGCTTTTTGCTCTTGGGGGTCGGCGCCTCTTACAAGGCATTCCCAAGTGCGGAAGTGTACGGCAATTTTTCACAGAACTACCGTTCGGTGACTTTTAGTGATATCCGGGTGGTCAACCCATCCTTTCAAGTGGATGAGAACATTGACGATGAAGATGGCTTTACCGCTGATCTCGGGTTTAGGGGAAAGTTCAAAGAACTGTTATCCTACGATATCGGCGCCTTTGCCTTGAAATATGACAATCGATTGGGCGAAATTTTAAAACCCGCCACCCGACCCGGGGAAAATGGGGAGGAAATCGAGACCGGGGGCATCGTCCGGTTTCGGGGCAATATCGGAACCGCCTTTATGTACGGGTTGGAGAGTTTTGTCGATGTAAACATAAAGCAGGTCCTGTTTCCCGCTTCCGAAAAATCAAAACTGAACTATTTCATCAATCTGGCCCTGACCCGGTCGGAATATACCTCCTCCGAAGAAAATAACGTCGAAGGCAACCAAGTGGAATTCATCCCCGATGTCAACGTAAAGACCGGATTGAACTTCGGATACGGCAATCTCCTGGGAAGTTTACAGTACACCTACCTCTCCGAACAGTTCACCGACGCCACCAATGCCCCCCAGGATGTGAACGACAACCAGCGGGGCATCGAAGGCAGTATTCCCGCCTACGACGTCTTGGACCTGAGCCTTTCCTACACCTACAAAAAGTGGAAGCTAGAAGCCGGCATCAACAACCTGTTGGACCATAGCTACTTCACCCGAAGGGCGACGGGCTACCCCGGCCCCGGAATCATTCCCGCCCAACCGCGGACGTTCTATACGACGTTGCAGTTGAAACTTTGA
- the guaB gene encoding IMP dehydrogenase encodes MQVHHDKILGEGLTYDDVLLVPAYSEVLPRKVNIQSKFTRNVPINVPIISAAMDTVTESQMAIAMAQEGGIGVLHKNMTIDDQAIKVRKVKRAESGMIIDPVTLPLDSKVRDAKANMKEYSIGGIPIVDNGGKLLGIVTNRDLRFEKNDERPISEVMTSENLVTVGEGTSLEQAEDILQENKIEKLPVVDANYKLVGLITFRDITKLTQKPIANKDTYGRLRVAAAIGVTPDAIDRAAALVEAGVDAVVIDTAHGHTQGVVRALKEVKNKFTDLEVIVGNIATAEAAKYLVEAGADAVKVGIGPGSICTTRVVAGVGFPQFSAVLEVATAIKGSGVPVIADGGIRYTGDIPKAIAAGADTVMLGSLLAGTRESPGETIIYEGRKYKSYRGMGSVEAMKEGSKDRYFQDVEDDIKKLVPEGIVGRVPYKGELYESIHQFIGGLRAGMGYCGAKDIAALKENGRFVKITSSGIHESHPHDVTITKESPNYSR; translated from the coding sequence ATGCAAGTCCACCACGATAAAATTTTAGGCGAAGGTCTTACCTACGACGACGTTCTGCTTGTACCCGCCTATTCCGAAGTACTTCCCAGAAAAGTAAACATCCAGTCGAAATTCACGCGCAACGTACCTATTAACGTGCCCATTATCTCCGCGGCCATGGATACCGTTACCGAATCGCAAATGGCCATTGCCATGGCACAGGAGGGCGGTATCGGGGTGTTGCACAAGAACATGACGATCGACGACCAGGCCATCAAGGTGCGCAAGGTGAAACGCGCCGAAAGCGGAATGATCATCGATCCGGTGACCCTGCCGCTGGATTCCAAGGTCAGGGATGCCAAGGCAAATATGAAGGAATATAGTATCGGAGGCATCCCTATTGTAGATAACGGAGGGAAATTGCTCGGTATCGTGACCAACCGTGACCTGCGGTTTGAAAAGAACGACGAGCGACCGATTTCTGAGGTAATGACCTCCGAGAACCTGGTGACGGTCGGGGAGGGGACCTCCCTGGAACAGGCGGAGGATATCCTTCAGGAAAACAAGATCGAAAAACTACCTGTGGTCGATGCCAATTATAAGCTGGTGGGATTGATAACGTTTCGCGATATCACTAAATTGACCCAGAAGCCTATTGCCAATAAAGATACTTACGGGCGTTTACGCGTGGCCGCCGCCATCGGGGTCACTCCCGATGCCATCGACAGGGCCGCCGCCCTGGTCGAAGCCGGGGTCGATGCCGTGGTCATAGATACCGCCCATGGCCATACCCAAGGCGTCGTACGCGCTCTAAAGGAAGTCAAGAACAAATTCACAGATCTAGAAGTGATCGTAGGCAATATCGCTACCGCCGAAGCGGCCAAATATTTGGTCGAAGCGGGAGCGGATGCGGTCAAGGTGGGAATCGGTCCCGGGTCTATTTGTACAACCAGGGTCGTCGCGGGGGTCGGATTTCCCCAATTTTCTGCCGTATTGGAAGTAGCTACGGCCATCAAAGGAAGTGGCGTTCCCGTTATCGCGGACGGTGGTATCCGATACACAGGTGATATTCCCAAAGCCATCGCAGCGGGGGCGGACACCGTCATGTTAGGGTCCCTTCTCGCCGGTACTAGGGAATCCCCGGGGGAAACCATTATCTACGAAGGTAGAAAGTATAAATCGTACCGCGGTATGGGCTCGGTCGAGGCCATGAAGGAAGGCAGTAAAGACCGTTATTTTCAGGATGTAGAGGACGATATCAAAAAATTGGTGCCAGAAGGAATCGTCGGCCGGGTGCCCTATAAAGGGGAGCTCTACGAGAGTATCCACCAGTTCATCGGGGGCTTACGGGCCGGCATGGGCTATTGTGGCGCCAAGGATATTGCAGCTTTAAAGGAAAACGGACGTTTCGTGAAAATCACCTCCAGTGGTATCCATGAGAGCCATCCCCACGATGTTACGATTACCAAAGAATCGCCGAATTATAGTCGATAG
- a CDS encoding DUF1456 family protein, with product MTNNDIFKKLRVALKLRDDDIIDILNLVDFKIGKSELGAFFRKEDHPNYMECKDQILRNFLNGLVIYLRGTKDNPKNPGDVLSKKDPKSVVRKNPGFKAQQRKNVDRDITNVKYKNKNKPRPKHGPTKS from the coding sequence ATGACGAACAACGATATTTTCAAGAAGCTACGGGTAGCTTTAAAGCTCAGGGACGATGACATTATAGACATCCTCAACTTGGTCGATTTCAAAATCGGAAAGAGTGAACTGGGTGCTTTCTTTAGAAAGGAGGACCACCCCAATTATATGGAATGTAAAGATCAGATTTTACGCAACTTTCTGAACGGATTGGTCATTTATCTGCGGGGCACCAAGGATAATCCAAAAAACCCCGGAGATGTGCTTTCCAAAAAGGACCCGAAATCCGTTGTAAGAAAAAATCCTGGTTTCAAGGCTCAGCAACGTAAAAACGTGGACAGGGACATCACCAATGTCAAGTACAAGAACAAGAACAAGCCTCGCCCGAAGCACGGGCCTACGAAATCATAG